In Glycine max cultivar Williams 82 chromosome 7, Glycine_max_v4.0, whole genome shotgun sequence, a single window of DNA contains:
- the LOC102662446 gene encoding protein FAR1-RELATED SEQUENCE 5, with amino-acid sequence MNENDHEEEDDNDVIEVYENEHEEEDDARLEDEDEVDCEVQNDDYGDYDDFWIPSLLKDECISFETIVDIRQFDMEKMSVEDVSRLDFAELELAYVFYCWRDKGSTSNTRKRREKKESRCGCETIVFAAAIVTDETEETYVWLLEQFLETMKGKTPCSIITDGDLAMRNAITRVMAGVFHRLCAWHLLRNALSHVGDKQVLKWLKKLILGDFEVVTFEEKWKEMIATFELEDNSWIGELYEKRMKWSPAHLREQFQRCLTYFRYRVVVADYFSTYGNEVLQTNLRSLERSVDQLLTKEMFILFQSYVSRTIKLRVVDCKEMATFSVYTIVKYYSGSVWRVSYFPSTVNFSCCCMRMQSIGLPCDQILVVLVCLNFTKLPSCLVLNRWSKSATENIKDKYADSAIYWDSQLMARYVTLVQVSREVCEAAYYDEDEYEKILHFLSNEVRRLKSNKNSEPSIDDNDEQQGHNYDDILYPVVVQTKGCGQVGIDESGKRRRIQKYGQCGGSGHNKRSCTNRPRNANFMQQPHTFVASSSRPGP; translated from the exons ATGAATGAAAATGATCATGAGGAGGAAGATGACAATGATGTTATTGAGGTGTATGAAAATGAACATGAAGAGGAAGACGATGCCAGACTGGAAGATGAGGATGAGGTGGATTGTGAGGTACAAAATGACGATTATGGAGATTATGATGATTTCTGGATTCCAAGTTTGTTAAAAGATGAATGTATAAGTTTTGAAACCATAGTTGATATTAGACAGTTTGACATGGAAAAAATGAGTGTTGAAGATGTAAGCAGGTTGGATTTTGCTGAGTTGGAGTTAGCGTATGTCTTCTACTGTTG GAGAGATAAAGGATCAACATCAAATACAAGGAAGCGccgagaaaaaaaagaaagcaggTGTGGTTGTGAA ACAATAGTTTTTGCCGCTGCTATTGTGACTGATGAGACAGAAGAAACATATGTTTGGTTGTTGGAACAATTCTTGGAAACAATGAAAGGAAAAACTCCTTGTTCAATAATAACTGATGGCGATCTGGCTATGAGGAATGCTATAACAAGAGTGATGGCAGGTGTTTTTCATAGATTGTGTGCATGGCACTTATTGCGTAATGCATTGAGCCATGTTGGAGACAAACAAGTTTTGAAATGGTTGAAGAAGCTAATTCTTGGGGATTTTGAAGTGGTCACATTTGAAGAAAAATGGAAAGAGATGATTGCTACCTTTGAATTGGAAGACAATAGTTGGATTGGTGAATTGTACGAAAAAAGGATGAAATGGTCTCCTGCCCATTTGAGGG AACAATTTCAAAGGTGCCTCACTTATTTTCGATATAGAGTGGTTGTAGCAGATTATTTCTCAACATACGGGAATGAAGTTTTGCAAACAAATCTTCGATCTCTTGAGCGGTCTGTTGATCAATTGCTTACTAAGGAGATGTTTATACTTTTTCAGTCATATGTCTCTAGGACTATTAAGCTGAGAGTCGTTGATTGCAAAGAGATGGCCACGTTCTCAGTTTACACGATTGTGAAGTACTATAGTGGAAGTGTTTGGCGTGTGTCCTATTTCCCATCCACGGTTAATTTTAGTTGTTGTTGTATGAGAATGCAATCCATTGGTCTTCCATGTGATCAAATATTGGTTGTTctggtttgtttaaattttacaaaGTTGCCAAGTTGTTTGGTTCTGAATAGGTGGTCAAAATCTGCCACAGAAAATATCAAAGATAAATATGCCGATTCTGCAATTTATTGGGATTCCCAATTGATGGCTAGGTATGTCACTCTGGTTCAAGTTTCTAGAGAAGTTTGCGAAGCTGCATACTATGATGAAGACGagtatgaaaaaatattgcatttcctatcaaatgaggTTAGAAGGCtaaagtcaaacaaaaatagtgAACCATCTATTGATGACAATGATGAGCAGCAGGGtcataattatgatgatattttaTACCCTGTTGTTGTTCAAACTAAAGGATGCGGACAAGTTGGAATAGATGAATCCGGAAAACGAAGGAGAATCCAAAAGTATGGGCAATGTGGTGGAAGTGGCCACAATAAGCGTTCTTGCACCAATCGTCCTCGAAATGCAAAT TTCATGCAACAACCACATACATTTGTTGCTAGTAGTAGCCGTCCTGGTCCATAA